One part of the Candidatus Paceibacterota bacterium genome encodes these proteins:
- the rplU gene encoding 50S ribosomal protein L21 — MKDFAVIQTGGKQYKVSVGDVLKIEKMPGEFKAGDTISFDKVLIVDNGKDTTIGTPFIEGAKVAAIFEKAGRAPKIDVVKYKAKSKYYKKRGHRQPFFEVKIKSIQ; from the coding sequence ATGAAGGATTTCGCAGTCATACAAACAGGTGGCAAGCAATACAAAGTCTCCGTCGGAGATGTCCTTAAAATTGAGAAAATGCCAGGGGAATTCAAGGCTGGCGACACTATTTCTTTTGACAAAGTGCTTATCGTGGACAACGGCAAAGATACGACTATCGGAACTCCATTTATCGAGGGTGCAAAGGTTGCTGCTATTTTCGAAAAAGCCGGCCGAGCTCCAAAAATCGACGTGGTTAAATACAAAGCAAAAAGCAAATACTACAAGAAACGAGGCCACCGACAGCCATTCTTTGAGGTGAAGATTAAATCAATACAATAA
- a CDS encoding DNA recombination protein RmuC, which translates to MLITLLTTLIVLVAIVIIFLVRMNMKKSPEKGEDVGFKLLLEQMNELSRTVHDVNKTVDAKMTTQFTESQRLIKDITRELTEVKETGKQVISFADQLQNLQDILKNPKQRGILGEYYLETLLKNVMPPGSYQMQYKFPDETIVDAVVFVKDKIIPIDSKFSLENYNRIVEEKDETRKKEYEKVFLNDLKNRILETSKYIQPNNGTMDFAFMFIPHEAIYYDLIVNKIGGNQDDDENLIQRAASKYKVIIVSPTSFLAYLQTVLQGLRALKIEDTAKDIIKRVDELGKHLKSYEDYHGKMGNALATTVNHYNASQKEFKKIDKDVLRVTGDALEIGAIVLDRPDREEE; encoded by the coding sequence ATGTTGATAACTCTTTTGACCACACTTATTGTACTTGTTGCAATTGTCATCATTTTTTTGGTGCGGATGAATATGAAAAAGTCGCCGGAAAAAGGCGAAGATGTGGGGTTTAAGCTTCTTTTGGAACAGATGAATGAACTATCTCGTACGGTTCATGATGTGAATAAGACTGTTGATGCAAAGATGACCACGCAATTTACCGAGTCGCAACGGCTCATTAAAGACATCACTCGCGAGCTTACTGAAGTGAAAGAGACGGGGAAGCAGGTTATTTCTTTTGCTGATCAGCTTCAGAATTTGCAGGATATTTTGAAGAATCCGAAACAGCGGGGGATTTTGGGCGAATATTATCTCGAAACTTTGCTCAAAAATGTCATGCCTCCGGGCTCTTATCAGATGCAATACAAATTTCCGGATGAGACCATCGTGGATGCTGTGGTCTTTGTGAAAGATAAAATTATTCCGATCGATTCTAAATTCAGTCTTGAAAATTACAATCGTATTGTTGAAGAAAAAGACGAGACTCGCAAAAAAGAGTACGAAAAAGTCTTTCTGAATGATTTAAAAAACCGAATTCTGGAAACTTCAAAATATATTCAGCCGAATAATGGCACGATGGATTTTGCCTTTATGTTCATTCCCCACGAGGCGATTTATTACGATTTGATCGTGAATAAAATCGGCGGGAATCAGGATGACGACGAAAATCTCATTCAACGAGCAGCAAGCAAGTACAAAGTTATCATTGTTTCGCCGACATCATTTCTTGCATACCTCCAGACCGTGCTTCAGGGGCTGCGCGCGCTCAAAATCGAGGATACCGCGAAGGATATTATTAAAAGAGTGGATGAGCTCGGTAAGCACCTCAAAAGCTACGAGGACTATCACGGCAAGATGGGGAACGCTTTGGCGACGACGGTAAACCATTACAACGCCTCCCAAAAGGAATTTAAGAAGATTGATAAGGATGTGCTTCGGGTGACGGGGGACGCCCTAGAAATTGGAGCTATCGTTTTAGACCGTCCGGACCGCGAGGAGGAGTGA